The Candidatus Marinimicrobia bacterium CG08_land_8_20_14_0_20_45_22 genome contains the following window.
GGATTGCATTTGAACTTCCGGGAAATCCGGGCGCAGGCGCGGTAAAAATCCAGGTCGGAAAGATGCTCGATATTCTGCGCCAGATCGGAAAAGAAGGGACGAATCGCGTTGGTCGCCGCCAGTAAAATCCGCTCAATCTCTTCTTTTTCTTCCTGCGCGAGTTCTTTAAGAACATTATTGATTTCGACCATTTCGAGCGGCTCCACATAAACCGTGGCGCCGGTCGCTGACGAACCGTGAATGATGCCGCTGATTCGCCGCTTGCATTCGGCTTTGAGAGGCAAAACGATCCTTCCTTCGCTGATTGTCGAATTTTCCTCATGAATCCAATTCTCGCGCTTCGCCAATTCCATAAACCGCGTCGTTTCCCGGCTCAACCGGTGCGAAGTCTGTTGAATTTCCTTCCGAATGCGCGCAAGGTTCGGGCTCGCGGAATCTTTTATCTCGCCGTTGTCCGTCAGGAGTCGGTTGATCATCTGAAGGATGTTTGGAAGCGGATAGATATTCTGAAACAGCGCGTCGAACGGCTTGAGCGCTTCCCGGTTCGTCTTGTAAAACCGAACCAGAACGGCTGTCCGGAAAATCTGCAATCGAATCCCCGCCAGAGTTTCAACATCGAATCGCGTCCCCTCGATGCGGCACCGTTTGAACTCATCGCGCAGATCGGCGAACGATTCCATTGGCAGTTCGTTTCCATCGTCGAGCAATTTCCTCAGCGATGTGATCCGGTTTTGTTTAGGAATGATCTGGCTAAAGTCGTCGAGCGGCCGAAGCGTGTCCGTTTTAGCCCGACCTGATTCCGAAACCGTTTCATCCGAGATCAGCGTGCAGATTCTCCCGAAACCGAGATTTTCCGGAGACTGTTTTTCTCTTCCGATACCTTCAGTCATGAATAGAAACGCATTGATCCTTTTTCAATTTGAAATTTGCTATTTGAAATCTTCACTTTTCAATCTTTGGAAGAACTGGTTTTTCTTCCAGAAAGAGCGTCTGACGGATTTTCGATCTCATGTGCGCCAGATCGTCTTCGAGATTGAACATTCGCGCCGTTCCTCTTTCAAAAGATTCAATGAACGGATAAGAAAACGATGTCGCATTGAATTTCGCGCCGATTCCCGCTTCCGGAAAAACCGACAGAATCCATATGAACATCGCTAAAATAATCAAGCCTTTTAGCACACCGAAAATGACCCCGACAGACCTGTCAAGTCCGGTAAGTTTGAACGAATGAATGATATTTTTCAGCAACATCGAAAGGATGATAAAAAACAAATAGACGACCAGAAAAACCAGCACAAAACCCACGACCGTCTGTGCGCCGCCAAGCGATTTGAGAACATTGCGCACCAAATCGGCGCCGACGTAATGAAACTTAGTTGCGACATAAACGGCGACGATAAAACCGACCAGTTTGATCACGCTTTCTACAACGTCTTTGCGCAGTCCGAAGAAAGCGGTGATTCCGATGACAACTATAACGATCAGATCGAAGAGATTTCCCATAATTCTGCCAAAAATTAAAAGATTATTTCATTTGACGCTGATGCTTATCGGAACGAATCACCGATCAGGACAATTTCGACCGAACCAGCGATTGCACTTCTTTGCCATCTGCACGCCCTTTGACTTTAGACATGGCAACCGACATCACTTTTCCCAAATCCTTGAGACCTTGCGCACCGGTTTCGGTAATCGTTTCGATGACGACTTTCTCAATTTCCTCGCGTGTCATTTCTTTCGGAAGATAACTCTGGATGATCTCGAGTTCCGCCGTTTCCTGAGCAACGAGATCGGCACGATTGCCTTTTGCGTACGCCTCGATCGAGTCGCGGCGCTGTTTTGCGGCGTTAGTTAGGACGCCAATCATTTCATCGGGCGAGAGCTCGTGTCGCGTGTCGATTTCTTGCTTTTTAATGGAGCCGCGAAGCAGTCGAACGACGTTTGTTTTGACTTCATCATGCGCTTTCATCGCAGTGACAAGGTCTTTTTGTAATTGCTCTTTTAAATTCATGTGATACCTCGAAAAATTATTCCCTCATTCCGATAACTGCCATCATTCGACCGCTTTGAATTCCGTCGTGCCGGTACGAATAAAACCGCTCCGGATCGCACATCGTGCAAAATCCGCAGTCATCAACGTTTTTAGGTAAAATCCCCGCATTTTCCAGCCGTGTGTGCACCGCTTTTGCCGCGTCTAAAAACAATCGTCCATCCCTCCGAAGCACTTCCAAATCGGAAAATTGGTTCGCAACGTCCGACTGAACTTCGTAGCAACATGAACGAATCGACGGACCGATGGCGATAAGCATTTTAGCCGCTTCGCAATGAAAACGAGCGGTCATCGTTTCGATTGTGTTTTCGATAACGCGGTTGGCGATTCCTTTCCAACCGGCGTGAACCGCCGCGACGACATTTTGCTTCGGCTCGAAAAGCAGGATTGGAACACAATCCGCCGTTTTTACGTTGAGAAAAACGCCCGGCGTTTTCGTCACTAACGCGTCGGTATCCGGAACTGAAACCGGTCGATCGATCACGACGACGTTTCCGCTGTGTATCTGGCCAGCGTGTGCGAGACAAGCGGTTGGAAAATCCAGCGCCGCACAAAAAATCTGTCGATTGGTTTCGATATTTTCCGAAATATCGCCGCTGTTCGTTCCAAGATTCAAGGAGTCGAACGGCTTTGGACTGACGCCGCCGGAGCGAGTACTAAATCCGTGAACGACCGACAAAAACGGCGTCAACAAATCCGATTGAATGATTTCGATGTTTTGATTAAAAGACGAAACGAACATGGCGGTCAGTTTTTCTTCACCGGCACGATGTTGCCGTTTTCAATGAAAGCGACGGGACGCACGACATCGTTTTCAAAGCCGAGAATGAACGCACAGGAATTGACGCGCGGACGGTTTCCCTGAAACGAAATTTTCCGCGAGATACCGGTATAAACCGGCATGTGAGCCAGATACGTTCTGACCGATTCGCGGGACAAATCGGCTCCTTTCATCCCGCCCAGAAGCGCCTTCATCGTGTCGTAACCATAAAGATCGAACCGACTCGGCGCCGAGCCAATGAGTTTTGTGTATTGTGCAGCGAATGTTTTGTATGTTTTCGATTCGACGTCGAAATAATAATCCGAAATGAATTTCAGTCGAGCGGCAACCTCACGGTTGCTTTTTAAAAAATTCTGATCGTACCAGTTCCCAGAGCCGAAGAATTGCGAATTGACGTTATAGTAATCCATCTGTGGAACAATCAGTTTTGTATCGCCGGATTGCGAAGGAAGCAGAATGCCGTCGATAGCATCAACCGGATATTGGATGGAATCGCGGTTGGGAATGTCAAATTCGGAAGAAGTCATTAATCCCGTCGAGATAAGCGCTTCCTTCGGCGTCAAATAATAGATCGTATCGGGCGTTAAGAATTCATACTTGTCTAAACGTTTGGTAATGAGCGTGATGTCCGTACGCCATCCGCCTTGTGCGCGCGTCAAGCGCATCAGTTGCGGTTCCGTTGTGCGAATCTTGTCGGCAAGCCGATCGCGCATGATCTCTTTACCAATTTGCCGAATGGATAACATCTGGCTTTTCAAAAGGTCGGGATCGCCGGAATACCATTGCTGAGTTAGGATTTTCCCGCCGGATTCGTCGATGGATTTACAAAAGGCGTCGGTGATTTCTTTGCCGAATTCATCCGCCGGCGAAAGTGTGGCGACATTTTTAACGCCGGTGACTTCCCACGCGTATTTGCCGAGAAAGCGTCCCATATTTTCAAAATCGAGATTCGCCTGAAAAACGTACGAACCCATCGACGTCAATCGGCTGGCAGTGGCGGTCGGCGTGATCATCGGAATCCGGCTCTGGTTGGCAACAACCGACATGGCGATGGCGTTTTCACTGGAAACCGGACCGAAAATTGCCAGTACACGCGGATTTTTCGCAAGAAATTGCGCCTGCCGGATGCTTTGCGCCATGTCGCTTCGATTATCCAAAACGATCGCGGAAATTTTTTTCCCGTTCTTTTGTCGAAACTGGTTCAGTGCGAACCGAACGCCTTTAAGGATTTGCGATCCAATATCCGCACGCGAGCCGCTCAACGGTAGAATCACGCCAACATAAAATTGATCATTCGGACGCAATTTCAAGTACTTTTCAGTTTCCTGAAGTTGCTGAGCAAGAATGGCATTCTCGAATATTTTCTCCGGCACAGAATCCATTTCTCGCTTGGCTAATTTATCATTACTATCGGCATAAAATTTTTCCGCCAATTTGAGCGTCAAAAAGACTTTTTTGAAATCGTCCGCTGTTGAATCCTTGAACGTTTTCAATTCCTCAATGGAAACGAGCAAATCCAGCACCGGGTCGATCGTCTGTTTGGTTTTGGCAATCAGAACAGGATCGTCGGAAGTTTTTAACACGTCGAGTAATTTGAAAATAGCACCGCCGGTTTTTTCATAACTGAGATCAATCTCCGCTAGCGTAAAACGGACATCGTCTAAATATTTGGAATCGGCAAAGCGTTTTTCGAAATCTTTCCCAAGCGCGATGCTGATTTCCGATTCGCCCAGCCGAAGATAGGTTTTGATCAGCATCATCTGAGTCGCAGACTGAAATCGGTTGCGCGATGCGGAAATCATAGAAATTTTCTGAAAAACCGTCAACGCATCAAAATATTTTTCCGTATTGTAAAAATTTATCCCTATTTGAAACAGGTTTCCCGTCGTGTCAGGTTCTTCGGCGCGTTCTTCTCCCCGCCACGACTTTGGGTTGCTTTGACCGAATGCCGATCCGATTGTCAGAATGGCTGATAGCAGGAAAATGCTAATTGTAGTCAAGCACGAGTTTGTAGAAATTTTCATTATTCCCATTCGATTGTTCCTGGCGGCTTTGACGTGATGTCGTACACCACACGATTGATACCGCGAACTTCATTCACGATACGATTTGCGACCAGACTGAGCA
Protein-coding sequences here:
- a CDS encoding peptidoglycan editing factor PgeF; amino-acid sequence: MFVSSFNQNIEIIQSDLLTPFLSVVHGFSTRSGGVSPKPFDSLNLGTNSGDISENIETNRQIFCAALDFPTACLAHAGQIHSGNVVVIDRPVSVPDTDALVTKTPGVFLNVKTADCVPILLFEPKQNVVAAVHAGWKGIANRVIENTIETMTARFHCEAAKMLIAIGPSIRSCCYEVQSDVANQFSDLEVLRRDGRLFLDAAKAVHTRLENAGILPKNVDDCGFCTMCDPERFYSYRHDGIQSGRMMAVIGMRE
- a CDS encoding glutamyl-tRNA amidotransferase; its protein translation is MNLKEQLQKDLVTAMKAHDEVKTNVVRLLRGSIKKQEIDTRHELSPDEMIGVLTNAAKQRRDSIEAYAKGNRADLVAQETAELEIIQSYLPKEMTREEIEKVVIETITETGAQGLKDLGKVMSVAMSKVKGRADGKEVQSLVRSKLS